Sequence from the Cucurbita pepo subsp. pepo cultivar mu-cu-16 chromosome LG02, ASM280686v2, whole genome shotgun sequence genome:
TTTATAGTAAGCATAAACAGAATCATTATATAAAAGTTGATTAGCCAAACCACCCTAAGATCGACAGAGAAGCCCGAGCACCCAAGATTGTTGGGAATTAGCTAACGAGCCTAAGAGACAAGGGAATGGTTGGACTGAGGACCTAATCCAGACCAAAGACCGATAAATAACTTGTTatgaataaaacttaaaatagacttgaaaagttaaataataaagctTGTTAATAACAAACTAGCTACTCACCGAGTAAGTTAAGTACTCACCGAGTAAGTTAAGTACtcaccaatttttttttttttttttttttNCTGTATGATCGAGATGATGGTGTGGACGAGCCGAAGACCTCAGGGATCCTTCCTCGATCCGGTCTGTTTTATTGTAattacttttgttttattttggaaaCTTGTGTATGATGTATATAGTCATAACTTaagtataaatatatgtaaattatgctcgtttttgtttataataatataaaatatgaaatgttTTCTATAGAATATAATATGCGTAAGTAGTAACAACTGTGAATCGGGCTCCTCTGGTGGGGAGGGGGAGAGGCTACTTTGACTTAAATTCTTCAAAAGTTGCCTGGGATGATactaattcttcttttttgtataCCAGTTTCAAATTCTTGTATCGTTGGGAGATCACGTTGAAAGGCCAAGACTAGTGTCAATTACGCACAGAGATCACTATGTTAAGTGTTAACATTGCTAGGATGAGAGCTGCAGAAGCCAATGAGCTAGCTTTGATGCATAAGATGAGGAAAAGATTAATGGTCACGTTTATTAGGTAGAAACCcaagtttcatttttatcgAGCAATTGCAAAGGTGGATTCTTTGCTGATCAATTCGAAAATTTGGTAAATTACCGATCTCGTTATGAGAGTACGGGACCaaagatttggtaacaaactaGTGGGAATGTAGATGCGTTCATTGTAGTTGTAAGAATAGGTACATAGTGGACATACTGCTTCCAGTCACTCCTAAGTATGTCCACTAGTTCTTTTGACTTCATGAGTTCCTGTCCACTAGTTCTTTTGACTTCTTATTTGATGATGATCTGACGTGCATGACAAGCTCCAATAGTTCTTTTGACTTCTTATTTGATGATGATCTGACTTGTGCATGACAAGCGCGTCAGTCAAGTTAAGTTTTAAGTGGAACCAAGACTTTCATGGTGCTATCACGGAACATTTTAGTAACTAGTAAGAGTGACGGAATCTGAAGTGAAGTGCGGAGGTTGAGTCATAATAATGTGGGTCATATTCACTTGGCAGATAATATCATCAGTGATTCAATTTGTTAGATTGAGAGGCATTGTTATTGGGAAGATCAAAAACATTCAATGATTATCTTCACCAAATATCCTGCTTTGCATGCAAACTTGCATCAATTATGCCATCAATGATCTAATACAAAACTTATTTTAGTATGCTAATTTTCTCAAGTCTGTCTTACAAATCTCTGTGGACATTACTTCTGGAACTGAGCCTCATGGCAATGTGGATCAAGCCAGTCCCTAGAAGAACCTTTTGCTATATTCATGCTTGATCTTCCACCACCTACAAGCTCTCTCAAATTCTCCAGCTTGTTCTCCCGTCCCGTTGTGGTCCTCCGGTCTGCTTCCTTCAATTTCTGCTTCAACCGTTGCTTACGATTGGCGGGGTTCGAATACTGCTGTTTTGACTGTGATGGTGGCGCGCCATGTGGGCCGAGATAGATCGTCGTCTCTTCTTTAGCCTGAACAATAAAAGCATGAGTAGAATTGTCCATACAAACACCATCATCTAGTTCCTTGGATGACATTTATATAAGAGAAGAGTTAGTGATAAACCTTTGGAGGAGGTTCTTGGATTTCTACTTCTGGAGAGCCAAGTTTAGTTTGGTCCGTCCCTTCGATCCCCAAGTTCGGAATCACGAACCCATCGGTGTCTGTtgcaaaatagaaaaaagttCGCTTAGAAGTGAGGCAGAAAAGGAAATGATGGTAGCTTGGTCATGAGCATATACTGTAGTACCCCACAATGATAGGGACTGTTCATAAAGCTTTCATGAATATCAACAAATTATCATTCTGGTCAGTAATTTGACAAGAAAACAGCTAGCCTGATCATTCAAATAAAACTTTCCCTTCTCCGGTTGAtatgggacccccaatccatcccctttggacccagcgtcctcgctacaTACACAACCTAGTGTCCTCTCCCCCCTCCCCCCTTCCTCGaggttcagcctcctcgctggcacatcgttcggtgtctggctctgatgtcatttgtaagagcccaagtccaccgccaGTAgaaattgtcctctttgggctttaccTTCTAGGCTTcacctcaagatttttaaaacgtatttgctagagagaggttgccatatccttataaaaatgttttgttctcgtggatctcacaattataGTTACCATTTAAGCTGATGCTGCCCCCACAATGAATGGAAAACACTCCATCATTGTTAACCTTTCACCTAACAACTAGCTTCTAATTTACGCATTCCACGAAGTAACTTGCAAAGACATCAAAAAGCTATTCATCAAGTAACACATCATTTTCCGTTCTACATGAAGCAACCACTacagaaagagaaaaatatattcaacaGAACAAAATCATTTCCCTCATGTAACTAAATATCTAAGATAGTTGAACTTAGCCCTTGAACTCTATCAAACTGAACCTGCGCTAAAGAATACATAGCAACATCAGCATTCTTTAATAGTTAAGTTGTGTTCTTGAAATATGTGAACGTTCTTTTAGCTGACTTAAACTACTTTTGTGTTCAGTTTGGTCAATCTTTTAGGCTACGTAACTCTTTTCTGGGCTTGAATTCTTCTGCTGTTGGATCTTAAGTGTCTGTTGGCTGTATTTTGGGTGATCTATCATTTTCTTACTTGGTTTACCTAGAGGATAATAATTTACTACTGACAGAAGTTTAGAGCTTAATCTGATGAAACAAAAACGGTGAATATAACCGCCCAAgcctgctagtagatattgtcctctttgggctttccttctcggacttcccctcatgGCTTTTAAAACGTtagatgttttgttcttctccccaagtgatgtgggatctcacaatccacccccttcggaggaGCCTATATCCTTCctagcacttgttcctttctctaatcgatgtgggacccccaatccaccctttcggggcctagcgttcttgctggcacaccccGAATGCTAGGCACGGTGTCTAGCGTTCTTGCTAGCACactccttcggggcctagcgttcttgctagcacactccttcggggcctagaGTTCTTGCTAGCAGaccccttcgaggcctagcgttcttgctggcataccccttcgaggcctagcgttcttgctggcacgcCCCAAATGCTAGGCATGGTGCctagcgttcttgctggcacacccccagatattgtcctattcgggctttctctttcagacttcccctctTAGAAGGGTCGgcaagggagaggtttctatacaaTGTTTCATTTTCGTTCCCACctacgtgggatctcaccattTCTCCAAAGGGTAACTCCTTAGATTCACAAAGCCTCAGAAACAGGGGAAACAAAATTCCCACCACTAcaaagaacaaaccaccaaacccagaaaacaaaagaatatagGAAGTGAAGCAATCGACAAATTGGATCAAAATGAACAGATAAATTTCCAACAGAAATCCTAcagagaaaaggaaattaaatcgATCctaaaacagaaacaaaacagACTGATTCAATATTAGGGTTCATAACCAGATTCCCAAAACCCGATGAACTTCGAATCCGATGAAACCCAAACGAAgaaacaaaccctaattccaATGGCGATAACAGAAGCGAGAAAAGAGATTAAAGAATCAAATAACAAACGTTACCccactcatcttcttcaactgGAGGAGTGTTGTGCACTGACGACGGGTCCATTGAATACTGACGATCATCGATTTGAGTGGCCACAGGGCGCTAAAGCCCAGAAAAGgaataaggaaaaatgaaaaacgaTGAACACACCACCACGAACCAACACGATTCCCAAGAAACTTCGAATTTAAAGGCGAAAATTGAACAGagagaataaatttttaaaaggaaaaagagaatcCCCTGTCGCCGATAATCAAGGAGAAACGCGAACTTCAATCGCAATTTCGATTAACAAACAATACATAATCTTATTATATATTCTATTACATCCCCCAACGAACCTACGAGAGAATCAAAAGCTCTTCTTTCaacctaaaataaaatgcCATTATCACACCCCAAATTGCCCCTACGTACGAGATGTTAGTAAGATTGTTGGGGGTATTTTAGTCTTTTTGAATGGTGAGTTTGGGATACTTGAGATCCGAACCAGGAACACGTGCCATGTTAACAACGGTGGACCTGTGGTAGCATGTGAATTGACACAGGTATTCAAAAGATTCAATGACTCGAACAATTCGATCCACCAAAACCAAACTTGATATCTCAAAGACGAACACGAGCATGCTAATATATATTCAtgctaataaataaataaatattttatgaactaatattttatttttattaaaaagatattttgcaaattttattaaaggaTCGTTGAAGATTGTCAACGAACATATTATAACACGAGATGATGATAAGCATGCTTACAAAGTTAATTTACTTTTGTCAAGTCTATCGACATGCGTATAGATATTCAGTGTTTAAATCAAAGTAGCATCGAACTGAACTAGAGTAATATTGTGTACTTTGATAAGTGAATGAATTCTTGTGCTTATAGACTTTTCTAATAGATTCATACTGGACAACTCAATTCAGTTACGACCAAACTCATTAGGCTTCATTCCTTTCCAGCTTCCGAACCTTGGTTCAGTAAGTCTCCTTAGCGAGAGTTTCATTAGGGGTGGCGCTGGGTGTCACGGTTATGCTCGTCCAAGACATGTTGCCTGTGTGACCGCATGTTCATGTCACGCCAAACTCTttatttaatatcatattGTATCGTCTTACTATTGTGTTTTCTATTTGTATGATTGAAATCATGTCCAGACCTGTCAAACCTGAatcgcctcaaaatgtactatagtgAGATATGATTAGCCACCAACTCCTCCCACCAAGATTTTGCAAGATCATTCGACTAAATCATATCTAAATCTGCCAGACCTAAATCGCCTCAACATATactataatatgatatttaagtcgtgatatttctttatttgtttatgttataTAACGCTGCTTTCAACCTTTCTTTCAACTTTGCTTTCAAATTCTCTTctgaaaatctctctgcccgttttctaaaacctttttCTTAAAACGGGGTCAAAGCCTTGAGCATACGTTGCTGGACCGTAGACAACGCGAATCTAAATTGGCTTGACTCACTCGAACACTCATAAATTTGTctaatttaaatctaatattttacttattattattattattattattatattattagatctaaacttaaaatttgtctaattttaattattataattatattattgatCTCATCTAACTAATTCAGCCACGTGGTATTTGTGTTGGAATGTCTTTCATTATTGTCTCAatgttttgtcttcttttttttttttttttttttttttttttttttttttttttttttttttttttttttttttttttttttttttttttttttttttttttttttttttNNNNNNNNNNNNNNNNNNNNNNNNNNNNNNNNNNNNNNNNNNNNNNNNNNNNNNNNNNNNNNNNNNNNNNNNNNNNNNNNNNttttttttttttttttttttttttttttttttttttttttttttttttttttaataataataattataatattcaaattaaaatttcattttaatttctaccttttaaaaaaaatgaattcgAATTTCTAAGCTTTTGATCGAGGGTACAATGCTTTACCTCGATAATTATGATTAGGTTGACgtgaaaaatgataatattagtaatttaacgataatttatatttttgataATTGATACTCAAAAGTGATGATATGATCGTGAAATAATTaggttcttttattttttttgatagGGTTAAACCGGATGAGAAAAATTGTAGTACTATGGATTGCGTGCAGACCGTACATTAAAACACTAATTTTGACTCTGAAA
This genomic interval carries:
- the LOC111788600 gene encoding uncharacterized protein LOC111788600 — encoded protein: MDPSSVHNTPPVEEDEWDTDGFVIPNLGIEGTDQTKLGSPEVEIQEPPPKAKEETTIYLGPHGAPPSQSKQQYSNPANRKQRLKQKLKEADRRTTTGRENKLENLRELVGGGRSSMNIAKGSSRDWLDPHCHEAQFQK